The Neobacillus sp. PS3-34 genome has a window encoding:
- a CDS encoding DUF2777 domain-containing protein yields MNRQQRIKLFEHQSRAYTEGTVEMINEQWIFFDEETEEAVLLDEYLHQEIEVFRFNRWKKGILFEAGKICLADEIDFLRNNDLVRIRKHLIYSLERLLEGMNDEAFIQFVTTLNSLQFSIYDCLYCYNHLSFLTDENKKNGVNFMVFDNQEQICNVQHHFCYYEKTNDRFEFTLNTGKRLVIEKIMK; encoded by the coding sequence ATGAATCGACAGCAGCGAATAAAACTATTTGAACACCAATCCAGGGCATATACAGAAGGTACCGTTGAGATGATTAACGAGCAATGGATATTTTTTGATGAGGAAACAGAGGAAGCCGTCCTCCTCGATGAATATCTTCATCAGGAAATTGAAGTATTTCGTTTCAATCGGTGGAAGAAGGGAATTTTGTTTGAAGCGGGAAAAATATGCCTGGCGGACGAAATTGACTTCCTCCGCAACAACGATTTGGTGAGGATCAGAAAGCATTTAATCTATTCTCTTGAACGTTTGTTGGAGGGAATGAATGATGAGGCTTTTATTCAATTTGTTACAACGTTGAATTCCTTGCAATTTTCTATATATGATTGTCTGTATTGCTACAATCATCTCTCCTTTTTAACCGATGAAAACAAGAAAAACGGGGTCAATTTTATGGTTTTCGATAATCAGGAGCAAATCTGCAATGTACAGCACCATTTTTGCTATTATGAAAAAACAAATGACCGGTTTGAATTCACCTTAAACACTGGAAAAAGGCTAGTGATTGAAAAAATAATGAAATAG
- a CDS encoding EAL domain-containing protein — MGLVSPGDFIPLAEETGLIDEIGAWVLRTACIQNKKWHDLGLGEITISINVSAYQFQKPDFLTEVQNALHESGLEPKYLTLELTESAMLRNIEYSIMTMKALREMGVMVSIDDFGTGYSSLSYLRNLPINTLKIDRSFINNLKVDTSDIAIVKAIITMGQGLSVKVVAEGVETKEQIELLKELQCHYAQGFYLHKPLLSADFENRLNKNAVLLS; from the coding sequence ATGGGACTGGTTTCTCCAGGAGATTTTATCCCGCTCGCAGAAGAAACAGGCTTGATTGATGAAATAGGCGCTTGGGTATTAAGGACGGCATGTATTCAAAATAAAAAATGGCATGATTTAGGTCTCGGAGAAATTACCATTTCCATCAATGTTTCTGCGTATCAGTTCCAGAAGCCCGATTTCTTAACTGAAGTTCAAAACGCTTTGCATGAATCAGGTCTCGAACCCAAATATCTTACACTTGAATTAACCGAAAGCGCGATGCTGAGAAATATTGAATACAGCATAATGACAATGAAAGCACTACGGGAAATGGGTGTAATGGTGTCGATTGATGATTTCGGAACAGGGTATTCATCATTAAGCTATCTGCGTAATCTTCCTATTAATACATTAAAGATCGATCGATCGTTTATTAATAATTTAAAAGTGGATACCTCTGATATCGCGATTGTAAAAGCGATTATTACAATGGGTCAGGGACTTTCGGTAAAAGTGGTTGCCGAGGGAGTGGAAACAAAGGAACAAATCGAACTCTTAAAGGAGCTTCAGTGTCACTATGCACAGGGATTTTACCTGCATAAACCGCTTCTTTCAGCTGATTTTGAAAACAGACTTAACAAGAATGCGGTACTTTTATCATAA
- a CDS encoding diguanylate cyclase domain-containing protein, with protein MAKTTSCTYENHLQLLHFIKENGLHAFPSLLIQIFSGIVDQSVIKEVQDSLQALVPQAVIIGCTTAGEIMSGTTGEQTIVLSFTSFEKTTLKSILLDLENYTDSFTMGKKLAGELISIDTKAMILFTGNFQIDSQQLLDGIHTNSSDVLLSGGIAGDNGKFESGYVFNENCITSTGAVAVVLNNQDLIVETGSNFKWREIGKRITVTKSTGRIIYGLDDRKPLQILKQYLGEAFVNDLPKSGTEFPFIIDLNGERVSVFISKVLEQGAIEVNRSIATGEQLTFAYPDIASVIDNSLSAMKRLSRKTVESIFVYNCMARKHYMRDFSNAELEMLQTIAPTDGFFSYGEVYSIKKKNPQIIGHSLTFLAISEDAIPKKREAIPSFEYTAPDNLNSIISLTHLMQASQNDTRILNENLALSGQYYRSLFDNNTDFVYSTDLNGHFTSVNRSFEKTFGYSESDVLGKSAMKFIKEVDIPRAKGHFIRALKGKEQSYNLEIANVKGEVQLFQMKNIPITVNGEAIGLYGIGRNITEQKKIEEKITQLAYYDYQTGLPNRLKITEQLDEMIKRVKKKKRLLSVLFIDVDRFKIINDSLGHSAGDVILKEIASRIKKELPSGAYFGRFSGDKFTLILTKNVTREEVLKMAESIIQCISEPFFFEQKEFFVTASIGVSLFPHDGSEEQELFKNADIAMNLSKHSGGNQITFFSTEMNEQALMRLELESYLRKALQKDEFFLCYQPLIDLATGNLYGSDA; from the coding sequence TTGGCAAAAACGACCAGTTGTACATATGAGAATCATCTGCAGCTTCTTCACTTTATAAAAGAAAATGGGTTGCATGCATTTCCATCCTTATTGATACAGATTTTTTCTGGAATTGTGGATCAATCGGTCATAAAAGAAGTCCAGGATTCCCTTCAAGCCCTTGTACCACAAGCGGTTATAATCGGCTGTACGACAGCAGGGGAAATAATGTCGGGCACCACCGGTGAACAGACAATAGTCCTATCATTTACCTCCTTTGAGAAAACCACATTGAAATCGATTCTTCTTGATTTAGAGAATTATACTGACAGCTTCACAATGGGCAAAAAACTTGCGGGAGAATTAATTTCCATCGACACAAAGGCGATGATCCTGTTTACGGGTAATTTTCAAATCGATTCCCAGCAGCTTCTTGATGGAATTCATACAAACAGCTCAGACGTTCTTCTTTCAGGAGGCATTGCCGGTGATAATGGGAAATTTGAGTCAGGCTATGTGTTCAATGAAAATTGTATCACTTCAACAGGTGCCGTTGCGGTTGTCTTAAATAATCAGGATTTAATTGTGGAGACTGGTTCAAATTTTAAATGGCGTGAAATAGGTAAACGGATAACTGTGACAAAATCGACCGGAAGAATCATTTATGGGCTCGATGATAGAAAGCCGCTGCAAATATTGAAGCAATACTTAGGAGAGGCCTTCGTCAATGACCTTCCAAAGTCAGGAACCGAATTTCCATTTATTATAGACTTGAATGGTGAAAGAGTTTCCGTGTTTATTTCAAAGGTACTTGAACAAGGTGCAATCGAAGTAAATCGGAGTATAGCAACAGGGGAACAGCTAACGTTTGCATATCCTGACATTGCTTCAGTTATTGATAATTCACTTTCTGCAATGAAAAGGCTGTCGAGGAAAACCGTAGAGAGCATCTTTGTTTATAACTGTATGGCGCGTAAGCATTATATGAGGGATTTTTCAAATGCTGAATTAGAAATGCTCCAAACAATTGCGCCGACAGACGGCTTTTTCTCATATGGTGAGGTCTATTCCATTAAAAAGAAAAATCCGCAAATCATCGGGCATTCACTTACGTTCCTGGCAATTTCAGAAGATGCCATACCAAAAAAAAGGGAAGCAATTCCATCTTTTGAATATACGGCACCAGATAATCTGAATTCAATTATTTCACTAACCCATTTAATGCAGGCTTCTCAGAATGACACACGCATTTTGAATGAAAATTTAGCTCTATCAGGCCAATATTATCGTTCATTATTTGATAATAATACCGATTTTGTGTATTCAACAGATCTGAATGGTCATTTTACGAGTGTAAATCGTTCCTTTGAAAAAACTTTTGGTTATTCTGAAAGCGACGTCCTCGGGAAATCGGCAATGAAGTTTATTAAGGAAGTGGATATCCCCCGCGCGAAAGGCCATTTTATTCGGGCATTAAAAGGAAAAGAGCAATCTTATAATCTTGAAATTGCCAATGTCAAGGGAGAGGTTCAGCTTTTTCAAATGAAGAATATTCCGATTACCGTAAATGGGGAAGCGATTGGGCTATACGGTATTGGCAGGAATATTACCGAACAGAAAAAAATTGAAGAAAAAATAACCCAGCTCGCCTATTACGATTATCAAACAGGGCTGCCAAACAGGCTGAAAATTACGGAGCAGCTGGATGAGATGATTAAGAGAGTGAAAAAGAAAAAGAGACTGCTGTCCGTATTATTTATCGATGTCGACCGTTTTAAAATTATCAATGACAGCCTTGGACATTCTGCTGGCGACGTCATTCTGAAGGAAATTGCAAGTAGAATAAAGAAGGAACTTCCCTCCGGTGCATATTTCGGCAGGTTCAGCGGGGATAAATTCACCCTCATTCTAACGAAAAACGTAACGAGAGAAGAAGTTTTAAAGATGGCAGAATCTATTATTCAATGTATTTCGGAGCCCTTCTTTTTTGAACAGAAAGAATTTTTTGTAACAGCGAGCATAGGGGTCAGCCTGTTTCCACATGATGGATCAGAAGAGCAGGAATTATTTAAAAATGCCGATATTGCTATGAATCTTTCTAAACACTCCGGCGGCAACCAAATTACATTTTTCTCAACAGAGATGAATGAACAGGCGTTGATGAGGCTTGAGCTGGAAAGTTATTTAAGAAAAGCACTCCAAAAGGATGAATTTTTCTTATGCTACCAGCCGCTGATCGATTTGGCTACGGGGAATTTATATGGAAGTGATGCGTAA
- a CDS encoding YisL family protein — protein MTHVHITSWLLAIILFFVALGLHNSGKQKGAKIVSMILRVFYLLIIGTGIELVFRYHLHINPTYILKMAAGLWVIATMEFILMRTSRGRRTSVLWIQFAIAFLLALYLGLKLPLGFHPFS, from the coding sequence ATGACACACGTTCATATTACATCCTGGTTATTAGCCATCATTTTATTTTTCGTTGCGTTGGGATTACATAATAGCGGGAAGCAAAAAGGTGCAAAAATTGTTTCAATGATTTTACGTGTATTTTATTTGCTGATTATTGGGACAGGCATTGAATTAGTTTTTAGGTACCACCTCCATATCAACCCAACATATATTTTAAAAATGGCTGCGGGCTTATGGGTAATTGCTACGATGGAATTCATTTTAATGAGGACGTCAAGGGGAAGAAGGACTTCTGTTTTATGGATTCAATTTGCGATTGCCTTTTTATTGGCTCTATACTTAGGATTAAAACTGCCACTTGGTTTCCACCCTTTTTCATAA
- a CDS encoding type II secretion system F family protein, which translates to MPGEKEARIEKKLQLAGSPMGMTAVDFRLLQTALFLVLPLIFGGYAVLLKSGTALIPIFAVMGLMLSLAAPHLYLKQKTKGRNRKALKELPDILDLLTVSLEAGLGFDSAVSKVVSKKEGVIVDEFHRCLEEIRLGKTRREALSGIRDRLSVDEIRTFISSILQAEKLGIGMVQVLRVQSAEVREQRKQRAEEEAMKAPIKMLFPLVIFIFPSLFIVLLGPAIIQFVQTFQK; encoded by the coding sequence ATGCCAGGGGAGAAGGAAGCAAGGATTGAGAAAAAGCTACAATTGGCAGGGAGCCCGATGGGGATGACCGCTGTGGATTTCAGGCTTCTGCAAACAGCCCTTTTCCTTGTGTTGCCCCTGATTTTCGGGGGCTATGCAGTCCTCCTCAAATCAGGAACTGCCCTAATTCCAATTTTTGCAGTGATGGGACTGATGCTAAGCCTGGCCGCTCCCCATCTATATTTGAAGCAAAAAACAAAGGGCAGGAACCGGAAAGCATTAAAAGAACTTCCTGACATATTGGATTTGCTTACCGTAAGTCTTGAGGCGGGGCTCGGATTTGATTCGGCCGTCAGCAAGGTGGTCTCAAAAAAAGAGGGTGTCATCGTTGATGAATTCCATCGCTGCCTGGAGGAAATCCGCCTTGGGAAAACAAGGAGAGAAGCACTGTCTGGTATCCGTGACAGGCTTAGTGTTGATGAAATAAGGACATTTATTAGCAGCATTTTGCAGGCAGAAAAATTGGGGATAGGAATGGTGCAGGTCCTGAGGGTTCAATCTGCTGAGGTAAGGGAACAGCGTAAACAAAGAGCGGAAGAGGAAGCGATGAAAGCACCAATCAAAATGCTGTTTCCTCTTGTTATTTTTATTTTTCCAAGTTTGTTTATTGTCCTGCTGGGCCCTGCAATTATTCAGTTTGTGCAAACCTTTCAAAAGTGA
- a CDS encoding type II secretion system F family protein, whose product MTLIILSFFLFTSFLFFYFMLQFFVHSDQRVEKRMKRYLSVSDEKLKSNHLRIFSHYQLAKQRIRKSLLSKQKNTKLETQLARSGLPIKPEEYIIFQWISTALCGCLFVLFTGKWLLLLVGFALGFFFPKWYLRKKQRERVEKFNDGLADMITTIVGSLRAGFSFPQALKAVIEEAGTPIKDEMDSVLKEMQYGSSLEDSLNDLKERMPSEDLDLMIQAILIQRQVGGNLATVLDKIVETIRDRNKIQRQIMTLTAQGRLSGIVIGLLPIILGLVLYLIQPGYIGTLFHNSIGLLMVAAGFTSGVIGFIMIKKITTIEV is encoded by the coding sequence ATGACGCTGATAATCCTTTCCTTTTTTCTGTTCACCTCTTTTCTCTTTTTCTACTTTATGCTGCAGTTCTTTGTCCATTCCGATCAGAGAGTCGAAAAAAGGATGAAGAGATATTTATCAGTTTCTGATGAAAAGTTAAAGAGCAATCATTTGAGGATTTTCTCACATTATCAATTGGCAAAACAAAGAATAAGGAAAAGTTTATTATCTAAGCAAAAAAATACTAAGCTTGAAACCCAGCTGGCCAGATCAGGATTACCGATTAAGCCGGAAGAATATATCATTTTTCAATGGATTTCGACGGCATTGTGCGGCTGCCTTTTTGTTTTGTTCACAGGAAAATGGCTCCTGCTTTTGGTTGGATTTGCATTAGGCTTCTTTTTTCCGAAATGGTATTTACGTAAAAAGCAAAGAGAGCGTGTGGAAAAGTTTAATGATGGTCTGGCAGATATGATTACCACCATTGTTGGTTCTTTAAGGGCTGGTTTCAGTTTCCCTCAGGCTTTAAAGGCTGTCATTGAAGAAGCAGGTACGCCAATTAAAGATGAAATGGACTCGGTATTAAAGGAAATGCAATATGGAAGCAGCCTTGAGGATTCATTAAATGATTTAAAGGAAAGGATGCCGAGCGAAGACCTCGACTTAATGATTCAGGCGATCCTGATTCAGAGGCAAGTGGGAGGAAATCTTGCAACCGTACTTGATAAAATTGTTGAAACCATCAGGGACCGGAATAAAATACAGCGCCAAATCATGACTCTTACGGCACAGGGCAGGCTTTCCGGAATTGTCATTGGACTGCTTCCGATTATACTTGGCCTGGTCCTATATCTTATCCAGCCTGGCTATATTGGTACCCTTTTTCATAATTCAATTGGCCTGTTGATGGTGGCTGCAGGCTTCACTTCCGGAGTTATCGGTTTTATTATGATAAAAAAAATAACCACCATCGAGGTGTAA
- a CDS encoding CpaF family protein: MAAFRDQRGKESSKEQARSRKTDKHQELKNLLHKKILQEMKDEEVEEIIPKLEAMALELIKEDESFRGQIDRKKVIDELSNDLTGFRPINPLLLDEDVSEVMVNGPNQVYCERKGKLELTSIQFRDDEHVMSVIDKIVSPIGRRIDESSPMVDARLPDGSRVNAIIPPLALNGPTITIRKFSKDPFQIEDLITFGTVTEEMAIFLEACVKARLNVFVSGGTGSGKTTTLNVLSNFIPTDERIVTIEDAAELQLGQDHVVSLESRPPNIEGKGAITIRDLVRNSLRMRPDRVIIGEVRGGEALDMLQAMNTGHDGSLATGHSNSPRDMIARLETMVLLAGVELPVKAIREQIAGAIDVIIQQTRLKDGTRKIVSITEVQGLEGDIIVLQDIFTFKQEGVSQEGKIIGRLVPTGVRPKFYERLETSGIHIPAGVFIEAEEWGV, encoded by the coding sequence ATGGCGGCCTTTCGTGACCAGAGAGGCAAGGAAAGTTCAAAGGAGCAGGCAAGATCAAGGAAAACAGACAAGCACCAGGAATTGAAAAACCTTCTCCACAAAAAAATTCTTCAGGAAATGAAGGATGAAGAGGTAGAGGAAATCATTCCTAAGCTTGAAGCGATGGCGCTTGAGCTAATTAAGGAGGATGAATCCTTCCGCGGACAGATCGACCGGAAAAAAGTAATTGATGAGCTTTCGAACGACCTCACAGGCTTTAGGCCGATAAACCCCTTATTACTTGATGAAGATGTTTCAGAAGTAATGGTAAACGGACCGAATCAGGTCTACTGTGAGAGGAAAGGGAAATTAGAGCTGACTTCGATTCAATTTCGGGATGATGAACATGTCATGAGCGTCATTGATAAAATTGTCTCCCCAATCGGCAGAAGAATAGATGAAAGCTCCCCGATGGTCGATGCCCGCCTCCCTGATGGATCACGTGTAAATGCGATTATCCCCCCTCTTGCCTTGAATGGGCCGACTATTACAATCCGAAAATTTTCAAAGGATCCATTTCAAATCGAGGATCTTATTACATTCGGAACTGTTACAGAAGAAATGGCAATATTCCTTGAAGCTTGTGTAAAGGCAAGGCTGAATGTTTTTGTCAGCGGAGGGACAGGTTCAGGAAAAACAACCACTTTAAATGTGCTCTCCAATTTCATCCCAACAGATGAAAGGATAGTCACAATTGAAGATGCAGCTGAGCTTCAGCTCGGGCAAGATCATGTCGTCTCACTGGAATCGCGGCCGCCTAATATTGAAGGCAAAGGTGCCATTACTATCCGGGATCTGGTAAGAAATTCGTTAAGGATGAGACCTGACAGGGTTATCATAGGTGAGGTCAGGGGTGGTGAGGCGCTGGATATGCTTCAGGCAATGAATACTGGCCATGACGGCTCCCTTGCAACCGGGCATTCCAATAGCCCCCGTGATATGATTGCACGACTGGAAACGATGGTCTTGTTGGCGGGGGTAGAGCTTCCTGTTAAGGCAATAAGAGAGCAAATTGCAGGAGCAATTGACGTGATTATCCAGCAAACCCGTTTAAAGGACGGAACGAGGAAAATCGTCAGTATTACAGAAGTACAAGGTTTGGAAGGGGATATCATTGTGCTTCAGGATATCTTCACTTTTAAGCAAGAAGGGGTCAGTCAGGAGGGGAAGATAATTGGCAGGCTTGTCCCAACGGGTGTGCGTCCCAAATTTTATGAGCGACTTGAAACATCTGGCATTCACATTCCGGCAGGCGTATTTATTGAAGCAGAGGAGTGGGGAGTATGA
- a CDS encoding AAA family ATPase: MTGHNEMQTVGTNTISKRGEMIAVCSAKGGIGRTILTVNLALALFKKNISVAVLDGDFQFGDVSLAMDLQSTFTIKEVIEGIESLDEHSLGGYLCSHDSGVKVLPAPERPEFADLVTKEAVNKILDLMLARHDFVITDTGAGLGEQTINLVERPIRSWSSPIWKWQH, translated from the coding sequence ATGACAGGCCATAACGAAATGCAAACAGTGGGGACGAATACAATTTCGAAACGCGGGGAAATGATAGCCGTTTGCAGTGCAAAAGGTGGAATTGGTCGCACCATTCTGACAGTGAATCTGGCATTGGCGTTATTTAAGAAAAATATTTCTGTAGCCGTTTTAGATGGAGATTTTCAGTTTGGTGATGTCAGCCTGGCAATGGATCTGCAGTCTACCTTTACAATCAAGGAAGTGATTGAAGGGATTGAATCGCTCGATGAACATAGTCTCGGCGGCTATTTATGCAGCCATGATAGCGGTGTAAAGGTTTTGCCTGCTCCTGAGCGCCCTGAATTCGCTGATCTTGTGACGAAAGAGGCAGTAAATAAGATTCTCGATTTAATGTTGGCAAGGCATGACTTTGTGATAACTGATACAGGCGCCGGGCTGGGCGAGCAAACCATCAATTTGGTGGAGAGGCCGATCAGGTCCTGGTCGTCACCAATTTGGAAATGGCAGCATTGA
- the cpaB gene encoding Flp pilus assembly protein CpaB, with protein sequence MRSKLVLLLALVMGIITTFLFFKYMQQFNAEKVSTTHTVSVVVAKEEIQNNEKITADKLEVVNIPKKNVLPETIKTTEQAVGKTATSMIAKGEPILTHRLVSEKEETIYVSRKVREDYRAVSVGANFNQSVSNLMEPEDEVDVIYSRGNKLQGTVVSVILLEKARVLAVGRKILTPDDKKEPYAEYSSVTLELKPQDALKLVNASEQGNIHFILHKRPVIKEDNASSHNH encoded by the coding sequence TTGCGATCCAAATTAGTTTTACTATTAGCGTTGGTAATGGGTATTATTACTACATTTTTGTTTTTTAAATATATGCAGCAGTTTAATGCTGAAAAGGTATCGACCACCCATACGGTATCCGTCGTGGTAGCTAAGGAAGAAATACAAAATAATGAAAAAATTACAGCAGATAAGCTTGAAGTGGTGAATATCCCGAAAAAAAATGTCCTGCCGGAAACCATCAAAACAACTGAACAGGCGGTCGGAAAGACGGCGACGTCAATGATTGCCAAAGGTGAACCCATTCTTACACATAGGCTTGTCTCTGAAAAGGAAGAAACCATCTATGTTTCCCGGAAAGTAAGAGAGGACTACCGGGCAGTTTCCGTAGGTGCTAACTTCAACCAGTCGGTTTCAAATTTGATGGAGCCGGAAGATGAAGTAGATGTTATATATTCGAGGGGAAACAAGCTTCAGGGAACAGTGGTATCTGTTATTCTGCTGGAAAAGGCAAGGGTACTGGCAGTAGGCAGAAAAATTTTGACACCGGATGATAAAAAGGAGCCATATGCAGAATACAGTTCTGTAACACTCGAGCTGAAACCTCAGGATGCTCTCAAACTGGTTAATGCTTCTGAACAGGGAAATATTCATTTCATCCTTCATAAACGGCCAGTAATAAAGGAAGATAATGCTTCAAGCCACAATCATTAA
- a CDS encoding Tad domain-containing protein gives MGCFLRRFVKDEAGNAIVLVALMLMGLLGMAGLAIDGGLVYMTKSAMQKTANAAVLSGAQELMNNQQEVDGVVKKILETDKETASLRNLEITMEKKVSIDLTKPVKLTFAKLFGFNEMDVSVHAAAELGKMGRAIGAAPLGIDDSIPLEFYKTYQLKVDSSGVEYGNFGILALGGPGASTYEENLSKGYKDELKVGDIIDTQTGNIAGKTRTVIQERINGCPEMPRDFNDRDCSRIILVPVYHPYNFTENQMKSIKITGFAYFYITDPMDPKDTSIRGMFIKRAGTGFYDEASKDKGAYSIRLTE, from the coding sequence GTGGGTTGTTTTCTTAGAAGGTTTGTTAAAGACGAAGCCGGAAATGCCATCGTTTTAGTTGCTCTTATGTTAATGGGGCTGCTGGGCATGGCGGGGCTTGCAATTGACGGTGGCCTTGTCTATATGACAAAAAGTGCCATGCAAAAAACAGCGAATGCTGCCGTCCTGTCGGGTGCACAGGAATTGATGAACAATCAACAGGAAGTGGATGGCGTTGTCAAAAAGATCCTTGAAACAGATAAAGAAACGGCTTCGTTGAGAAACCTGGAAATTACGATGGAAAAGAAGGTCTCTATTGATTTAACAAAACCTGTAAAGCTTACATTTGCAAAATTGTTTGGCTTTAATGAGATGGATGTCAGTGTCCATGCTGCGGCTGAACTGGGGAAGATGGGCAGGGCGATTGGGGCTGCCCCATTAGGTATTGACGACAGCATACCTTTGGAATTTTATAAAACCTATCAATTAAAGGTGGATTCTTCAGGAGTGGAGTACGGAAACTTTGGAATCCTTGCTTTGGGAGGCCCAGGGGCGAGTACATATGAGGAAAATTTAAGCAAAGGGTATAAGGATGAACTGAAGGTCGGCGATATTATCGATACTCAGACAGGAAACATAGCAGGGAAGACCCGGACAGTGATCCAGGAACGAATTAATGGGTGTCCCGAAATGCCGAGAGACTTTAATGACCGTGATTGTTCAAGAATTATTCTTGTACCTGTATACCATCCGTATAACTTTACTGAGAATCAAATGAAAAGCATCAAAATTACCGGTTTTGCCTATTTTTATATAACAGATCCCATGGATCCGAAAGACACGTCAATTAGAGGAATGTTTATAAAAAGAGCAGGAACAGGATTTTATGATGAGGCAAGCAAGGATAAAGGGGCGTACAGCATTCGATTAACGGAGTAG
- a CDS encoding pilus assembly protein has translation MIKDERGQSLVEMALLLPVLLLLLAGIIDFGRLMYSYAHLHMAAQETVRMGGLGKKDAQIIDFAHHYVQLGNVSSLRVDITPAESNRHSGDYVTVRLHYPFRLNTPFISELLPNPIDIETESTIRVE, from the coding sequence ATGATAAAGGACGAACGGGGCCAGTCGCTTGTTGAAATGGCCTTGCTGCTGCCGGTCCTTCTTCTGTTATTAGCTGGCATCATTGATTTCGGCCGGCTCATGTATTCATATGCACATTTGCATATGGCCGCCCAGGAAACAGTCAGAATGGGAGGGCTGGGAAAAAAGGATGCACAAATTATTGATTTCGCCCATCACTATGTTCAACTTGGTAATGTATCAAGCTTAAGAGTGGATATCACTCCTGCTGAATCAAATCGACATTCGGGTGATTATGTTACAGTCAGGCTCCATTATCCATTTAGGCTGAACACCCCGTTCATTTCCGAGCTTTTGCCAAATCCTATTGATATTGAAACCGAGTCAACCATACGGGTTGAATGA
- a CDS encoding prepilin peptidase, giving the protein MWSDYLLFILLIICVVTDIRERKIYNSILYPILCAAWILHLVVDGTSGLIGSLQGTVVGLGILLIPFFLGGMGAGDVKLLSVIGAIKGVQFVLMASLYMAFAGGIMAIIVLLFRKGTKARIMQAMYIVHGLTNGVKLPLPNEKEGLKTVFPYGIAIAAGAIFQTFRQGGFFYDKGRTGPVAC; this is encoded by the coding sequence ATGTGGTCTGATTATTTATTATTTATTCTATTGATCATTTGTGTTGTAACAGATATAAGAGAAAGAAAAATCTATAATTCTATTCTATATCCTATTTTGTGCGCTGCCTGGATCCTTCATCTTGTAGTCGACGGAACATCTGGGCTGATCGGTTCACTGCAGGGAACAGTCGTTGGGCTGGGCATATTGCTGATTCCTTTTTTTCTTGGAGGAATGGGGGCGGGCGATGTAAAGCTGCTCTCTGTAATCGGGGCAATAAAGGGAGTTCAATTTGTTTTGATGGCCTCGCTCTATATGGCTTTTGCAGGAGGAATTATGGCAATAATCGTCCTTTTATTTAGAAAGGGGACAAAGGCTAGAATTATGCAGGCAATGTACATCGTACATGGGCTCACCAATGGTGTAAAGCTTCCGCTTCCGAACGAAAAAGAAGGGCTCAAAACGGTTTTCCCCTACGGGATTGCGATTGCTGCCGGAGCAATATTTCAGACATTCAGGCAGGGGGGCTTTTTCTATGATAAAGGACGAACGGGGCCAGTCGCTTGTTGA
- a CDS encoding Flp family type IVb pilin → MMKKMKELFTEEQGQGMTEYGLVLGIIAVAVVGVLALLRTQILAMFTSVTDAVTNRNN, encoded by the coding sequence ATGATGAAGAAAATGAAGGAATTATTCACTGAAGAACAGGGACAAGGCATGACAGAATACGGTTTAGTTTTAGGCATTATCGCGGTTGCGGTAGTCGGAGTTTTGGCATTATTACGTACCCAGATCCTAGCTATGTTTACTTCAGTTACCGATGCAGTAACAAACCGAAATAACTAA
- a CDS encoding DUF192 domain-containing protein has product MNLSNGIEIANQVSIADSFFKRLRGLMFTESLPTGHGLLIKPCRSIHTFFMNYSIDVLYLNEELEVVGMDETVRPAAVGKYQSRAHSVLELPAGTIRETETKVGHYLSIN; this is encoded by the coding sequence GTGAACCTGTCGAACGGTATCGAAATTGCAAACCAAGTATCCATCGCCGATTCTTTTTTTAAAAGATTAAGAGGGCTGATGTTTACGGAAAGTTTGCCAACAGGGCACGGCTTGTTGATTAAACCCTGCCGATCCATCCACACATTTTTTATGAATTATTCCATTGATGTTCTTTATTTAAATGAAGAACTGGAAGTTGTAGGCATGGACGAAACGGTAAGACCTGCAGCAGTTGGGAAGTACCAGAGCCGTGCACATTCCGTGCTGGAATTGCCGGCAGGTACCATTCGTGAAACAGAAACAAAAGTTGGGCATTATTTATCTATTAATTAA